The sequence below is a genomic window from Bosea sp. F3-2.
GGCAGGTGATCGGCACCTTCAGCAACGGCCAGGTCGTGGCGCTCGCGCAGCTTTCGGTGGCGCGCTTCAACGCGGACAACGCCCTGAAGCGGCTCGACGGCGGCGCCTTCGAGGAGACGATCGAATCCGGCGCGCCGATCATCGGCCTCGGCACGTCGCAGCTCGTCGGCGGCTCGGTCGAGCAGTCCAACACGGACATCGCCGACGAGTTCTCGAAGATGATCGTCACCCAGCAGGCCTATTCGGCCAACACCAAGGTCATCACCACCGCGCAGGAGATGCTGACCTCCGTGTTCAACATCATCCGCTGAGCAGCGCATCCGGGTTGAGAGCGGCCCAGAAGGGCCGCGGCTAGAGCCGGATCCCGATCAGGTTGAATCAACCTGATCGGGATCCGTCTCTAACCTTAAGTGAGAGAACGCGTTCTCCGATCTGACTGCAACGCAGTCAGATCGGCGCGTGCTCTAGCGACAGGAGTTGGCGATGGGTCTGAGTACTTCCCTCAATACGGCGATCGGCGGGCTCAGCGCCACGCAGGTCGGCATCGGCGTCGTCTCGCAGAACGTCGCCAATGCGGGGACGACGGGCTATGTCCGGCGGTCGGTGTCGACGGCCGACAGCCTGTCGGGACTCACGATCGGCGTGCAGAACACGCAGGTCCAGCGTCTGCTCGACAAGATCGTCCAGCATCAGCTCTGGCAGGAAGCCTCGGGCGCCGCCTACACCTCGACGCGGGCGAGCGCGCTGTCGAACCTCGACAAGCTCTATGGCGCACCGGGCAGCGCGACCGCGCTCGACACGATCTTCAGCCAGTTCACCAGCGCGCTGCAGTCGCTGCAGAACGACCCGTCCTCCTACAGCCTGCGCTCGCAGGTGATCGACAATGCGACGCAGCTGGCCCGGCAGCTCAACACGCTCTCGAACGGCGTGCAGGCCCTGCGCGCCCAGGCCGAAAACGGCATTGCCAATGCCGTCACCAAGGTCAACGATCTGCTCGGCGCGCTGACCAAGGTCAACTCCCGCATTGTCGCGGCGCCGAACGACAGCTCGACGGCCACTCTGAAGGATCAGCGCGATCTGATCCTGTCCGAGCTCTCGCAATACGTCGACATCAAGACGACGGAGGATGCGCGGGGCTCGGTCTCGGTCGTCACCGGATCGGGCACGCAGCTCTTCGACGGCCAGCCCTCCGTCACCTTCGGCTTCGACGAGCATAGCGGGCTCGGCGCGGACGATCAGTGGAACATCGACCCGGCGAAGCGCGGCGTCGGCACGATCACGATGAAGGACTCGTCCGGGAACGTCTCGGACGCGATCGCGAACCGCATCTTCCGTTCGGGCGAGATCGCCGCGAACATCGAATTGCGCGACAAGACGCTGGTGCAGGCGCAGGCCCAGCTCGACGAGATCGCCGCCCAGATGTCGAAGGCGCTCTCGGATCGCGAGATCGCCGGTACCGCGGTGACGGCGGGCGCGGCGTCCGGTTTCGACGTCGACCTGACCGCGCTGCAATCCGGCAATACGGTGACGCTCGACTACAAGGTGACGCCGGGCGGTCAGACCCAGCGCTTCACTTTCGTTCGCGTCGATTCCGCCGCTTCGCTGCCGTTGCCGGCCTCGGCTGGCGGCGATGCCAACAACCGCGTGATCGGCATCGACTTCTCCGGCGGCCCGGCTTCGGTCGCGGCGCAGATCCAGGTGGCTGTCGGCCCCGGCTTCACCGTCTCCAACACCGGCTCGACCCTGCGCATCGTCGATGATGGGGCGGCCGGCACGCGCGACGTGATCGGCCTGACCTCGCGGCCGACCAACACGGCGCTGTCCTCGGCCGGCGGCACAGCGGAGCTGCCCTTCTTCGTCGACGGCTCGGCCGGTACCCCCTTCACCGGCTCTTGCGAGGGCGGCTCGCAGACCGTCGGCTACGCCGCGCGGATCGCGGTCAATCCGGCGCTCGTCGCGGATCGCTCGCTGCTCGCCGTCTACAACACCTCGCCCGCGACGGCGCAGGGCGACACAACCCGGCCCAAGCTGATGCTGGACCGGCTGACCCAGAGCCAGCGTTCCTTCACCAACGCCGTCGGCCTCGACGGGAACGGCGCGACCTCGAACACGACGATCGCCAATTTCGTTCAGCGCGTGGTCTCGTCCCAGGGACAGGCAGTCGAGGCCGCCAAGCGCCTCGATGAAGGCCAGCAGGTCGCGCTCGCTTCGATCCAGAGCCGCTTCCAGGAAACCGCGCAGGTCAATGTCGACCAGGAAATGTCGATGCTGATCGAGCTGCAGACCGCCTACGCCGCCAATGCCCGCATCATCTCCACCGTGAAGGAGATGATGGACGTGCTGCTGAGAGTGTGAGCCCGCCATGACCATCACCGCTTATGGAACCGGTGCCTATCGCGCGGCCAAGCCCAACGAGTTCGTCTCGACCCGCGCGCAGTTCGACGATCTCCAGCGCCAGCTCGACACGAAGCAGCGCAGCACGAGCTATGGCGATCTCGGCATCGACCGGCGCGTCAGCCTCGATCTCAACGCCAAGATCTCGACCCTCGACTCCTGGCTCAGCGGCATCGAGCTCAGCAATGTCAATGTGAAGCTGCAGACGACCTCGGTCGAGAACTTCGCCAAGCTCACCAGCGAGACGCGCAACGATACGCGCTCCAACAGCTATGTGCCGAGCGCCAGCGGCCGGTCCTCGCCGCAGGTTCTGGCGGAGGAGAAGTTCAAGCAATCCCTCGACCTGCTGAACATCGCGGTCAATGGCCGCTATCTCTTCTCCGGCAAGACCTCGGATACCCAGCCGGCGGCCGGCTTCGACGAGATCATGGACGGTGATGGCGCCGGCAAGGCCGGGCTGAAGCAACTGATTGACGAGCGCCGGCAGGCCGATCTCGGTTCCGGGCTCGGGCGGCTGACGGCCGGCGGCGCCGGCACGACCGCGACCATCGCCGAAGAGGCGACCGTCCATCCCTATGGCTTCAAGATTGCCGGCATTTCCGGGAGCTCGGCCGCGCTGGCGACGACCTTCAACCCCGGGCCGCCGGCGGATGTCTCGGTCAATGTCGCGTCGCAGCCGGTGGCGGGCGACACGGTGCGGCTCAAGCTCAACCTGCCGGACGGGACGCAGGAGGACATCGTCCTGACGGCCCGCGCCACGGGGACGACCGGCTCGGACACCGATTCCTTCGAGATCGGCGCCGATCCCAACGCCACGGCGGCCAATCTGCGCAACTCGATCAACGCGGCCCTCGGCAAGGAGGCGAAGACGACACTCTCGGCTGCTTCCTCGCAGGTCGCGGCGCAGGATTTCTTTGCGGGCAGCCTCAACAATCCGCCCAAGCGCGTGCCGGGACCGCCCTTCGACACGGCGACCCTGCCGCCGAGCAATGCCGGTGCCGCGGCGACGACTGTGATCTGGTATCGCGGCGATGACGGCTCCGACCCGGCGCGCAGCACCGCGACGGTTCAGGTCGACCAGGGACAGGCGGTGGGGACGGGCACTCGGGCGAACGAGGAGGCGTTCCGCGTCGGCCTCGCCCAGTTCGCGATCATGGCGGCCGAGAATTTCCCGGCCGGCGACACGAACTCGCAGGCGCGCTACGAGGCGATGACGTCGCGCGTCAGCGAGAAGCTCGGCTTCGGGGGTAACACCCAGAAGCCGGCCGAGATCATCACCGAGCTCGGCTCGGCCCAGACGGCGCTCGCCAGCGCCAAGGCGCGCCATCAGAGCACCAAGGACTATCTGACGACGACGCTGTCAGGCGTCGAGAACGTCTCGACCGAGGAGGTCGCGACGCAGATTCTGGCGCTGCAGACGCAGCTGCAGGCGAGCTACCAGGTGACCTCGATGCTCTCGAAGCTGTCGCTGACGAACTTCCTCTGAGGCGGTACGTTCGCGCATTGAAAACAAGAACGCCGCCCCTGTGAGGGCGGCGTTGTTGCTTAGAGTGTGCTGATTTTACACAGAACTACGCGGGTCATCCCGGCCGGAGCGAAGCGGAGAGCCGGGATCCATGCCTGAACCTTGATCGGAAACGCTCTGGCATGGATCCCGGGTCAAGCCCGGGATGACCCGCGTGGTTCCGTGTAAACTCAGCACGCTTACAGCTTGGGGAGCCGGAGATCGGTTCGAGCGGAGCGTCAGCGTCCGCGCAGCCCGGCGGCGATATCGCGGTTGATGTTGACGAGGACGCCGAGGCCCTGCGGCTGCGGATCGGCCGCGAGCTTGAAGGTATGATTGAAGATGAAATTGCCGAGGCCGAGAATGTTGGTCTTGATGCCGACCGGCAGCGGGTTGTCCTCGGCGATCACGGCCGAGACGAGCAGGGTCCAGAGCCGGCGGTTATAGGTCAGCGCGTCGTCGAGTTCGCGCTCGCGCGTGCTCCAGTCGTCGGCGACGGCCTGCAGCCGGGTGGCGGCCTTGATCAGGAGGGAGGCTTCGAGCTCGCGGGGTGAAACGACGGATTGGGCTGTCTTGGCGGCGGCGGCGTAGGCGTTAAACCCGTTTTGCATGCTCGATCAGTTCCGCTTCATAGGCGATCAGCTTCTTGGCTGCCTTGAGAGCTTTATAGAGATCTCCGCTTAAGATGCGGTTATTGATCTCGTGAACATGCGGCAGAGCGCTGGGAGCGGCCTGGACGAAATCGCGCACGAGCTGGAAGAAGACCTCGTGCTGATGCGTGGGATCCTGCGCCAGATACATGAGCTGGATGGCGAAGTAGATCTTCTTGGCCGGGCTGTCCGCGGTCGCGGCGGTCAGGATGTCCTTCTCACGCAGGATCGGCGCGTCGCCTTCGATGAAGAAGCGGGTGCGCTGCTCGTCGTTGCGGATCACCACCTGACCGATGATGATCCGTTCGCGCGGCTTGAGCTCGACCTTGAGAGCCATGTCTGTCCTGCCTTCTGGCGGAGGGGAGGGCGGCGAACCGAACCTGAAGGCGTCAGCCGAACAGGCGCAGGACGCCCTGGTCGGCCTGGTTCGCCAACGAGAGCGCCGTCTGCGAGAGCTGCTGGCGGGTGTTGAGGGCGAGCAGGCTCGCGCCTTCCTCGTTCGGGTCAGCGAGGACGAGGTTGCCCGCGCCGGTGGTGAGAACGTTTGCCAGCTCTTTGGTGAAGTCCTGCCGGGTCTGCGCGACCGAGAGGTTCGAGCCCAGCGTCGAGGCCAGCGATTTCAGCGACGTGAGCGCGCCGGTCAGCGAGGCGGTAGCCTTGTCCAGGTCAGCGTCGTTCTGGAAGTTGATGAAGCCGGCGAGCTGGGTGTTGATCGCCTGGCTGATGCCG
It includes:
- the flgK gene encoding flagellar hook-associated protein FlgK: MGLSTSLNTAIGGLSATQVGIGVVSQNVANAGTTGYVRRSVSTADSLSGLTIGVQNTQVQRLLDKIVQHQLWQEASGAAYTSTRASALSNLDKLYGAPGSATALDTIFSQFTSALQSLQNDPSSYSLRSQVIDNATQLARQLNTLSNGVQALRAQAENGIANAVTKVNDLLGALTKVNSRIVAAPNDSSTATLKDQRDLILSELSQYVDIKTTEDARGSVSVVTGSGTQLFDGQPSVTFGFDEHSGLGADDQWNIDPAKRGVGTITMKDSSGNVSDAIANRIFRSGEIAANIELRDKTLVQAQAQLDEIAAQMSKALSDREIAGTAVTAGAASGFDVDLTALQSGNTVTLDYKVTPGGQTQRFTFVRVDSAASLPLPASAGGDANNRVIGIDFSGGPASVAAQIQVAVGPGFTVSNTGSTLRIVDDGAAGTRDVIGLTSRPTNTALSSAGGTAELPFFVDGSAGTPFTGSCEGGSQTVGYAARIAVNPALVADRSLLAVYNTSPATAQGDTTRPKLMLDRLTQSQRSFTNAVGLDGNGATSNTTIANFVQRVVSSQGQAVEAAKRLDEGQQVALASIQSRFQETAQVNVDQEMSMLIELQTAYAANARIISTVKEMMDVLLRV
- the flaF gene encoding flagellar biosynthesis regulator FlaF gives rise to the protein MQNGFNAYAAAAKTAQSVVSPRELEASLLIKAATRLQAVADDWSTRERELDDALTYNRRLWTLLVSAVIAEDNPLPVGIKTNILGLGNFIFNHTFKLAADPQPQGLGVLVNINRDIAAGLRGR
- the flbT gene encoding flagellar biosynthesis repressor FlbT, with amino-acid sequence MALKVELKPRERIIIGQVVIRNDEQRTRFFIEGDAPILREKDILTAATADSPAKKIYFAIQLMYLAQDPTHQHEVFFQLVRDFVQAAPSALPHVHEINNRILSGDLYKALKAAKKLIAYEAELIEHAKRV
- a CDS encoding flagellin, with product MTITAYGTGAYRAAKPNEFVSTRAQFDDLQRQLDTKQRSTSYGDLGIDRRVSLDLNAKISTLDSWLSGIELSNVNVKLQTTSVENFAKLTSETRNDTRSNSYVPSASGRSSPQVLAEEKFKQSLDLLNIAVNGRYLFSGKTSDTQPAAGFDEIMDGDGAGKAGLKQLIDERRQADLGSGLGRLTAGGAGTTATIAEEATVHPYGFKIAGISGSSAALATTFNPGPPADVSVNVASQPVAGDTVRLKLNLPDGTQEDIVLTARATGTTGSDTDSFEIGADPNATAANLRNSINAALGKEAKTTLSAASSQVAAQDFFAGSLNNPPKRVPGPPFDTATLPPSNAGAAATTVIWYRGDDGSDPARSTATVQVDQGQAVGTGTRANEEAFRVGLAQFAIMAAENFPAGDTNSQARYEAMTSRVSEKLGFGGNTQKPAEIITELGSAQTALASAKARHQSTKDYLTTTLSGVENVSTEEVATQILALQTQLQASYQVTSMLSKLSLTNFL